In Argonema galeatum A003/A1, one DNA window encodes the following:
- the cas2 gene encoding CRISPR-associated endonuclease Cas2: MPCDKRRNKVSDLLEGYGRRVQYSVFECVLSSSKYEELRERLRERVKLEEDNVRFYPLSGHTLGQVETWGVGPSVTELPGSVII; encoded by the coding sequence ATTCCTTGCGATAAGCGACGAAACAAAGTGTCGGATTTGTTGGAGGGGTACGGACGGCGGGTGCAATATTCGGTGTTTGAATGTGTGCTGTCTTCTAGTAAATATGAGGAATTGCGGGAAAGATTGAGGGAAAGGGTAAAGCTGGAGGAGGATAATGTGCGATTTTATCCTTTGTCTGGGCATACTTTGGGACAGGTGGAAACTTGGGGCGTTGGGCCGTCTGTGACTGAGTTGCCTGGGTCGGTGATTATTTAG
- the cas10 gene encoding type III-B CRISPR-associated protein Cas10/Cmr2 gives MSQAYWQAKIWGLLHDPALKALHDNSGRGGNSFWQELEVMREWREKGANPEESGKTILKHIHLADYIASASDRGAIGCVTASINYGKNGLEISHLLSGEKLRWKVKQHEEIIGDRKNYLQTQETKLLHAIPDITKTDIKRLFWWLWRCLPEAACQQLQDNTLLLMPAETRLPDSSIWSHASITAALAGALAGYHLTPADIEKKWPSDKTLSHPYLATFSFTPVQELIKASRKTRDFWAGSWLLHYISAAVSWKLAMQYGPDTLIYPSLYQQPLIDLWLLQKYPEFQHWIETPTSRSLLTAGFPNVLVLVLPKDKVADAMQTAKQTVKETWHNLGKLVFDELQNEKKWMPDLQPNSSTWFNWLNAQWQSYWSAVPIGKEGEELKNAAIPKERESEFQPWLDAQNQAYIPNPKDNLFHDDEIAFLREAYQQRLERQGRKFSVNVGSWWPKIFDQTRFALAAVKNARTWQIPTAFGPRSTISGLGPVVHPGADWITEAETKKYWQQQAGLFDGREQLNATETVKRTLEEILPELLGIEEDKIAASYPDLTAGVAGYLKVNAEDINHQQNFDTACQDILEKFDWAKNALADMRSKWGIPWIDNDNTPKKYHPRLLNAGWLVEDAETPEITALQKSLKTEKDPVIISEITQEINKIKTEYRQNVQQVIDTYYPNNNPADWYVLAAGDGDGMSEWLKGEKMKPYRQYIASNLATKGETFQKFLDLSKRMGPSTHSALSRALLDFSNKLVPYLTEERYAGRLIYSGGDDVLAYTNLWEWDNWLWDIRQCFRGDKDTQNEFNNEGDYWRWKDGKLPEDLVDRPLFTMGTKATISFGIVIANQAVPLAIALENMWEAEKEGAKKHLSPDGKYKDAVQIRILYSNGNILKATAKFDTFQQWKELLTVIDDLEPAIFEQAAQLWTQHPAPVSSAILPWAKAFCSRRNFFKGDDELRDKFQQQLAKLINTLWDTTLPENLDREIQNWLKIAAFTLRNRNIKIWEKVNVLV, from the coding sequence GTGTCGCAAGCATACTGGCAAGCGAAAATTTGGGGCTTACTACACGATCCCGCATTGAAAGCCTTACACGATAATAGCGGACGTGGCGGCAATAGCTTCTGGCAAGAATTAGAAGTGATGCGAGAGTGGAGGGAAAAAGGTGCGAATCCAGAAGAGTCGGGTAAGACAATTCTCAAACATATCCACTTGGCAGATTATATCGCGTCGGCTAGCGACAGAGGTGCGATCGGCTGCGTCACCGCTAGTATCAACTATGGTAAAAACGGTTTGGAAATTTCCCACCTGCTATCCGGGGAAAAACTGCGCTGGAAAGTAAAGCAGCATGAGGAAATTATAGGCGATCGCAAAAACTACCTGCAAACACAAGAAACCAAACTCCTCCACGCAATCCCAGATATCACTAAAACCGATATCAAACGCTTATTTTGGTGGTTATGGCGTTGCTTACCAGAAGCAGCTTGTCAGCAACTACAGGATAACACCCTCCTGCTAATGCCAGCCGAAACCCGCCTTCCCGACAGTTCCATCTGGAGTCACGCCAGCATCACCGCCGCCTTAGCAGGTGCCTTAGCAGGATACCATCTCACACCCGCCGACATCGAGAAAAAGTGGCCATCCGACAAAACCTTATCCCATCCCTATCTTGCCACCTTCAGCTTCACCCCAGTGCAAGAACTCATCAAAGCCAGTCGCAAAACACGCGATTTTTGGGCAGGTTCTTGGCTATTACATTATATTTCCGCAGCCGTTAGTTGGAAACTGGCAATGCAATACGGCCCCGATACTTTAATATATCCCAGTTTGTACCAACAGCCCTTAATCGACTTGTGGTTATTGCAAAAATATCCCGAATTCCAACATTGGATAGAAACACCAACATCCCGTTCTCTCCTCACCGCCGGATTTCCCAACGTCCTCGTATTAGTGCTACCAAAAGATAAGGTAGCCGATGCCATGCAAACTGCCAAACAAACAGTGAAAGAAACTTGGCACAACTTAGGTAAATTAGTTTTCGACGAATTGCAAAATGAAAAAAAATGGATGCCAGATTTACAACCCAATAGTAGCACCTGGTTTAATTGGCTAAACGCCCAATGGCAAAGCTATTGGAGTGCAGTCCCCATCGGTAAAGAAGGGGAAGAACTGAAAAATGCAGCCATTCCAAAAGAAAGGGAGTCCGAATTTCAACCTTGGCTAGACGCCCAAAATCAAGCTTACATTCCCAACCCCAAAGATAACCTATTTCACGATGATGAAATCGCCTTTCTTCGCGAAGCATATCAACAACGTTTAGAGAGACAAGGCAGAAAATTCAGCGTTAACGTTGGTTCCTGGTGGCCAAAAATTTTCGACCAAACCCGCTTCGCCTTAGCCGCCGTCAAAAATGCTCGTACTTGGCAAATTCCCACTGCTTTCGGCCCTCGTTCTACTATATCGGGTTTAGGGCCAGTTGTCCATCCCGGCGCGGACTGGATAACGGAAGCGGAAACGAAAAAATATTGGCAGCAACAAGCTGGTTTATTTGATGGTAGAGAACAATTAAATGCTACCGAAACCGTTAAACGAACTTTAGAAGAAATCTTACCCGAATTATTAGGAATAGAAGAGGATAAAATTGCCGCTTCTTACCCTGACTTAACCGCAGGTGTGGCGGGATATTTGAAAGTTAACGCTGAGGATATCAACCATCAGCAAAATTTCGACACCGCTTGTCAAGATATCCTGGAAAAATTTGATTGGGCGAAAAATGCGCTCGCCGATATGAGAAGTAAGTGGGGTATTCCTTGGATAGATAACGACAATACACCGAAAAAATATCATCCGCGCTTGTTAAATGCTGGTTGGTTAGTAGAAGATGCCGAAACTCCCGAAATCACCGCCTTACAAAAAAGCTTAAAAACCGAAAAAGACCCGGTAATCATCTCCGAAATTACCCAAGAAATCAATAAAATAAAAACCGAATATCGGCAAAACGTTCAACAAGTAATAGATACCTACTATCCCAATAATAATCCAGCCGATTGGTACGTACTAGCCGCAGGCGATGGCGACGGGATGAGTGAATGGTTGAAAGGGGAAAAAATGAAACCCTACCGTCAATATATTGCCTCAAATTTAGCTACCAAAGGAGAAACTTTTCAGAAGTTTTTAGATTTGTCTAAACGCATGGGGCCATCAACGCACAGCGCCCTCAGTCGCGCCTTATTAGACTTTTCCAATAAATTGGTTCCTTATCTGACAGAAGAACGTTATGCCGGAAGGTTAATTTATAGCGGCGGTGACGATGTTTTGGCTTACACAAATCTCTGGGAATGGGATAATTGGTTATGGGATATTCGCCAATGTTTCCGAGGAGATAAAGACACCCAAAATGAATTTAATAATGAGGGAGATTATTGGCGATGGAAAGATGGAAAATTACCCGAAGATTTAGTGGATAGACCGTTATTCACGATGGGAACTAAGGCAACAATTAGCTTTGGCATTGTAATTGCGAATCAAGCTGTTCCCCTAGCGATCGCTTTAGAAAATATGTGGGAAGCGGAGAAAGAAGGTGCGAAAAAACATCTGTCTCCAGATGGTAAATATAAAGATGCCGTTCAAATCCGCATCCTCTACAGCAATGGCAACATTTTGAAAGCTACCGCCAAATTCGATACTTTCCAACAGTGGAAAGAACTGCTAACAGTAATAGATGATTTAGAACCAGCTATTTTTGAACAAGCAGCCCAACTTTGGACTCAACACCCCGCACCAGTTAGCAGCGCGATTCTACCTTGGGCAAAAGCATTTTGTAGCCGTCGCAATTTCTTCAAAGGCGATGATGAACTTCGCGATAAATTCCAACAACAATTAGCAAAATTAATCAATACTTTATGGGATACAACTCTCCCAGAAAATTTAGACCGAGAGATTCAAAACTGGCTGAAAATTGCTGCTTTTACCTTACGAAATCGTAATATAAAGATTTGGGAAAAAGTCAATGTTCTGGTATAA
- a CDS encoding type III-B CRISPR module-associated Cmr3 family protein — protein sequence MFWYNIIPLDVLLFRDAKPFTPGERAWAGSVFPPNGHAIAGALRQLLGDKINFQIRGPFFCYNQQTLYFPRPLGFVGTTPLIPLNLKWNAESPLNHVLWDEQQPCPLSRPYQKDKDCKNEEDFDQKNSKYRQFLPYNVVKKYLDSGKISLEDWEIEVDGEDQPWAIETRPHNALLEGTRQVKDADGYFVENAIRLKPNWSLAIGADREIDTPTTLRLGGEGHRAILQRCDRLGKQWEDLQELSEKNIEKRGKSLAYLITPGVFERLHDDNKSICQAWPWEWKLAETTNGNQTKGQLVAVATDRAVPISCRLISKENNSIPAPQVFAAPSGSIYYLEQPQNLFQDNKTEKANRWRQLGYSELLWISYKE from the coding sequence ATGTTCTGGTATAATATTATTCCGCTCGATGTCTTATTATTTAGGGATGCCAAACCATTTACCCCAGGCGAGAGGGCATGGGCTGGCAGCGTTTTCCCACCCAACGGTCATGCGATCGCAGGTGCATTGCGACAACTTTTAGGCGACAAAATAAACTTCCAAATTCGAGGCCCTTTTTTCTGTTACAACCAACAAACTTTATACTTTCCTCGACCCTTGGGATTTGTCGGTACAACCCCTTTAATTCCCTTAAACTTAAAATGGAATGCAGAATCGCCCCTAAATCATGTTTTATGGGATGAACAACAACCATGCCCATTATCACGTCCCTACCAAAAAGATAAAGATTGTAAAAATGAAGAGGATTTTGACCAAAAAAATTCCAAATATCGGCAATTTTTGCCTTATAATGTAGTTAAGAAATATCTAGACAGCGGAAAAATTAGCCTAGAAGATTGGGAAATTGAAGTAGACGGCGAAGACCAACCTTGGGCGATCGAAACTCGTCCACACAACGCCCTTTTAGAAGGTACGCGCCAAGTTAAAGATGCCGATGGTTACTTTGTCGAGAATGCGATTAGGCTAAAACCGAATTGGAGTTTAGCAATCGGGGCCGATCGAGAAATTGACACCCCCACAACGCTGCGACTGGGTGGCGAAGGACATCGGGCGATATTGCAACGATGCGATCGTTTAGGCAAACAGTGGGAGGATTTGCAAGAGTTATCAGAAAAGAATATTGAAAAAAGAGGAAAATCCCTTGCCTACCTCATCACACCGGGAGTATTTGAACGCCTCCACGATGATAACAAATCCATTTGTCAAGCATGGCCTTGGGAGTGGAAATTAGCCGAAACTACTAATGGGAATCAAACAAAAGGGCAATTAGTAGCCGTGGCAACAGATAGGGCAGTTCCAATTAGTTGTCGCCTGATTTCTAAAGAAAATAATAGTATTCCCGCGCCGCAAGTATTTGCCGCACCTTCTGGAAGTATTTATTACTTGGAACAACCGCAAAATTTGTTTCAGGACAATAAGACAGAGAAAGCTAACCGTTGGCGACAACTCGGTTATTCAGAATTGTTGTGGATTTCTTACAAGGAGTAA
- the cmr4 gene encoding type III-B CRISPR module RAMP protein Cmr4 has protein sequence MKDFRIGYLYSLAPIHCGGEGDLGNILEIAREVHTNFPYVPGSSFRGSLRDEVKLLDANAADILFGRELDAQGQMGVHQVWFGDARLLWIPMRTMSLRGGTDIFTWVSCNSLIRDRAIASGKQFVTFPNRPVGTRAGTYVVADAQIEVSAMSDQQKQAIALSENWPSSLQDSVKPTWEQNQIVLPDADFQVLMEHSLWTQIRNKIQDETKGANQAGSAEGFWTDVCIPRDTILYFTWGYRLLKENPVTSSKHDLMMEVLQGLLQVGGQANVGRGWVQSWVSDNTFQPAVSESTATPVGV, from the coding sequence ATGAAAGACTTTCGGATTGGTTATCTTTACAGTCTCGCACCGATTCACTGCGGTGGAGAAGGCGACTTAGGCAATATTTTAGAAATTGCCCGTGAAGTGCATACAAATTTCCCTTATGTGCCAGGTTCATCCTTTCGAGGTAGCTTGAGAGATGAAGTGAAATTGCTGGATGCTAATGCAGCAGATATTCTATTTGGTAGAGAATTAGATGCACAAGGTCAAATGGGGGTGCATCAAGTTTGGTTTGGCGATGCGCGCTTGTTGTGGATTCCCATGCGAACCATGTCTTTAAGAGGCGGTACTGATATTTTCACTTGGGTAAGTTGTAACTCTTTAATTAGAGATCGTGCGATCGCTTCTGGCAAACAATTTGTTACTTTTCCAAATCGACCAGTGGGAACTCGTGCGGGTACTTACGTTGTAGCAGATGCACAGATTGAAGTATCCGCTATGTCTGACCAACAAAAACAGGCGATCGCACTTTCTGAAAACTGGCCTTCTTCACTACAAGATTCCGTAAAACCAACTTGGGAACAAAATCAAATTGTCCTACCGGATGCAGATTTCCAAGTTTTAATGGAACATTCACTCTGGACGCAAATTCGCAACAAAATTCAGGATGAAACAAAAGGAGCAAATCAAGCAGGTTCTGCCGAAGGATTTTGGACGGATGTTTGCATTCCCAGAGATACAATTTTGTATTTTACCTGGGGCTACCGCTTACTAAAAGAAAACCCCGTTACTTCGTCTAAACACGATTTAATGATGGAAGTCCTTCAAGGCTTATTGCAAGTTGGTGGACAAGCAAATGTAGGAAGAGGTTGGGTGCAAAGTTGGGTTAGCGATAACACCTTTCAACCCGCTGTATCCGAGTCCACCGCAACGCCAGTAGGAGTTTAA
- a CDS encoding RAMP superfamily CRISPR-associated protein: MYSGNRLIELLEKQHEMRSQQAEKYKGLFKKSTFTIQWRAKVGSFPHPDLETIVSAGEPCGAWKLNNGRPEDKRNVGKNWDFLSVLPLNGYIPGSSIRGLVRTWAKQRPEIKPRMLEILGFQDKENITPGKIEFLDAWPEIATKLTLDIVNPQEHFQVYHQRQSKPLSFYTLGNGEKPINVTVAIRGIPGKVTETEVEEVWEWVQQALSLYGVGSRTASGYGAIKTANLSKPIIDPNYPVKQFDFILYSQGCYGADPNSPDLRPAHWRGWLRSWVLRFLLGVMSQQNAQKTLGELFGTLDAGDGKSRKGCVRLEMIKEKTWGEVSGNQPRFYTWKGHLKISAPKDIFNKIVLPIVKFAVMVGGVGRGWRRPLHIFVMNNNGRSAARGTYLSLTHKIRKPDSNEYQVKLYGIACNPSDWQKLYQDWQSAVQLQWSDRYALGNNPTAEVFSPTTCAIYLVPEPCQEPLDRQDFQWSITNPTDTRGCGMNLIYDLKYKRKIDVGGNAAGGGNAHCSWVSIKRVNIPNKEQNTNCQEVVCLFMGGQTPNSSHLRSSFLNDLVQIPGAVRLFGVQP; the protein is encoded by the coding sequence ATGTATTCTGGAAATCGATTAATTGAACTGTTGGAAAAACAGCACGAAATGCGATCGCAACAGGCAGAAAAATACAAAGGCTTGTTTAAAAAAAGCACATTTACTATCCAGTGGCGAGCCAAAGTCGGTTCTTTTCCTCACCCAGATTTAGAAACGATTGTTTCTGCGGGTGAACCTTGCGGTGCGTGGAAACTAAATAACGGAAGACCAGAAGATAAACGTAATGTAGGTAAGAACTGGGATTTCTTATCAGTGCTACCACTGAACGGATATATTCCAGGGTCTTCCATTCGAGGATTGGTAAGAACTTGGGCAAAACAAAGACCTGAAATTAAGCCAAGAATGCTTGAAATATTAGGGTTTCAAGATAAGGAAAACATTACGCCTGGAAAGATTGAATTTTTGGATGCTTGGCCTGAAATAGCAACGAAGTTAACATTAGATATCGTTAACCCGCAAGAGCATTTTCAAGTTTATCATCAACGGCAAAGTAAGCCCCTATCTTTCTATACGCTAGGCAACGGTGAGAAACCTATAAATGTAACTGTTGCGATTCGGGGTATTCCCGGTAAAGTTACAGAAACAGAGGTTGAAGAAGTATGGGAATGGGTGCAACAAGCACTTAGTTTATATGGAGTTGGCAGTCGCACTGCTTCTGGATATGGTGCGATTAAAACTGCTAACTTATCTAAACCAATTATTGACCCTAACTATCCTGTAAAGCAATTTGATTTTATCCTCTACAGTCAGGGATGCTACGGTGCAGATCCCAACTCTCCAGATTTGCGCCCCGCCCATTGGCGAGGATGGTTACGCTCTTGGGTTTTACGGTTTCTCTTGGGAGTAATGTCTCAACAAAACGCCCAAAAAACTTTAGGAGAACTGTTCGGCACTTTGGATGCAGGAGATGGAAAAAGTCGCAAAGGATGCGTGCGTTTGGAAATGATTAAAGAAAAAACTTGGGGTGAAGTTTCTGGAAATCAGCCACGTTTTTATACCTGGAAAGGTCATTTAAAAATTAGCGCACCCAAAGATATTTTCAACAAAATTGTTTTGCCCATAGTCAAATTTGCCGTGATGGTTGGTGGTGTAGGTAGAGGTTGGCGCAGACCTTTGCATATTTTCGTTATGAATAACAACGGTAGGTCTGCCGCCAGAGGAACTTATTTAAGTTTAACGCACAAGATTAGAAAACCGGATAGTAATGAATATCAAGTTAAACTGTACGGAATAGCTTGTAATCCTTCAGATTGGCAAAAACTTTATCAAGATTGGCAAAGTGCTGTTCAACTTCAATGGTCTGATAGATACGCTCTGGGAAATAATCCGACAGCAGAAGTTTTTTCGCCAACAACTTGTGCTATTTATCTCGTTCCTGAACCATGTCAAGAGCCATTAGACCGACAAGATTTTCAATGGAGCATAACTAATCCTACTGATACTCGTGGGTGCGGTATGAATTTAATTTACGACTTAAAGTATAAGAGAAAAATTGATGTAGGCGGTAATGCGGCGGGTGGAGGCAATGCTCATTGCTCTTGGGTGAGCATTAAGCGGGTGAATATTCCTAATAAGGAACAAAATACAAATTGTCAAGAAGTTGTTTGCTTGTTTATGGGTGGACAAACACCTAATTCTAGTCATTTGCGATCGAGCTTTCTCAATGACCTCGTCCAAATCCCTGGTGCTGTTCGCCTATTTGGAGTGCAACCATGA
- a CDS encoding acetylserotonin O-methyltransferase, with amino-acid sequence MTLYSENAQTEGETSSSVLLEMMYGYQKSQAIFVATKLGIADILSNGSKTADELAEATGVDSRSIYHLMRMLVSVGVFSAENNNKFQLNNLGKHLLTGTSDSLRGTVMAMGDELYQAWGNLLHGIKTGQTAFESTFKMSLYSYLKQNYEASVNFNEWMKETTREWLLPVLEVYDFSEVKTLVDVGGGIGTLTAVILKANPKMQAILFDREDVVVGADKVLEVAGVADRCQIVGGSFFDSVPSGGDLYLLSRVLLNWDDTHAITILKNCYQAMTAKDRLIIVDFMLPQGKMSPFIGMGSLTLFLLGGNFMRTEDEFYNLLSSAGFKVTNTIETKGPVSAIEAQPA; translated from the coding sequence ATGACTTTATATTCAGAAAATGCCCAAACCGAAGGTGAAACTTCATCGTCAGTGCTACTAGAAATGATGTATGGGTATCAAAAATCGCAGGCCATTTTTGTGGCCACTAAACTGGGAATTGCAGATATTCTCAGTAACGGTTCTAAGACTGCTGATGAACTTGCCGAAGCTACTGGGGTAGATTCTCGTAGTATTTATCACCTGATGCGTATGCTGGTAAGCGTTGGTGTGTTTTCTGCGGAAAATAATAATAAGTTTCAATTAAATAATCTTGGCAAACATCTTTTAACTGGAACTTCTGATTCTTTACGGGGTACAGTTATGGCAATGGGTGATGAACTGTATCAAGCATGGGGTAATTTACTGCACGGGATAAAAACAGGACAAACTGCATTTGAATCTACTTTTAAAATGAGTTTATATAGTTATTTGAAGCAGAATTATGAGGCTAGTGTAAATTTTAATGAGTGGATGAAGGAGACGACAAGGGAGTGGCTGCTTCCAGTTCTTGAAGTTTATGATTTTTCAGAAGTTAAGACGCTTGTGGATGTTGGAGGGGGGATTGGAACGCTAACGGCTGTTATTCTTAAGGCGAATCCGAAGATGCAAGCCATTTTATTCGATCGCGAAGATGTTGTTGTCGGTGCGGATAAGGTTTTGGAAGTGGCGGGGGTTGCGGATAGGTGTCAAATAGTGGGAGGAAGCTTTTTTGATTCGGTTCCCTCTGGTGGCGATCTTTACTTACTCTCTCGCGTCCTCCTCAATTGGGACGATACTCATGCTATTACAATTCTTAAGAACTGCTACCAAGCTATGACAGCTAAAGATAGGCTGATAATTGTTGATTTTATGTTGCCTCAAGGCAAAATGTCGCCCTTTATTGGTATGGGTAGCTTAACTTTGTTTCTTCTTGGTGGTAATTTTATGCGTACAGAGGATGAGTTTTATAATTTGCTTTCATCAGCAGGGTTCAAAGTGACTAATACGATCGAAACGAAAGGGCCAGTAAGTGCGATCGAGGCGCAACCTGCATAA
- a CDS encoding transposase, translating to MTLEERVQLVNQRLAKGYPAHSPPHPVQDSEFYHLTVSCFEHKSRINTQDRRHQLLDIIFDKFISDGIEINAWVVLPNHYHLLVHHVNMSQLSVLFRSIHGLLARQWNLEDNLTGKVWHSFSDRAMRSERHYYTTIN from the coding sequence TTGACACTAGAAGAACGGGTGCAACTTGTCAATCAAAGGTTGGCTAAGGGATATCCTGCTCATTCTCCACCTCATCCAGTGCAAGATTCTGAATTTTACCATCTTACAGTTAGTTGTTTTGAGCATAAATCTCGTATTAACACTCAGGATCGCCGTCATCAACTTTTAGATATAATTTTTGATAAGTTTATTTCAGATGGTATAGAAATTAATGCTTGGGTGGTTTTACCAAATCATTATCATCTCTTAGTACATCATGTTAATATGTCACAATTAAGTGTACTCTTTCGTTCGATTCACGGCCTGTTAGCTCGACAATGGAATCTTGAGGATAATCTTACAGGTAAAGTATGGCATTCGTTTAGCGATCGCGCTATGCGTTCGGAAAGACATTATTATACAACCATTAATTAG